A DNA window from Solanum lycopersicum chromosome 3, SLM_r2.1 contains the following coding sequences:
- the LOC101266699 gene encoding protein STRICTOSIDINE SYNTHASE-LIKE 13 translates to MPINDPHMEKRIQLIRSQLVSQRPHLFLLSLAFAFLVADPFGLSPVGDTDFNPVKNDIAPYKQVMESWHGDKNNRLGLGNLEFVNEIYGPESLEFDILGHGPYAGLADGRIVRWMGEDAGWETFAVVTRNWSEKLCAKGKDSTTPKQYRVEPECGRPLGLRFNKQTGDLYIADAYYGLLVVGPEGGVATSLATHVEGKRILFANDLDIHTNGSIFFTDTSKKYNRVNHFLIMLEGEDSGRLLRYDIATKSTNVVLDGLTFPNGVQLSKDQTFLLFTETTNCRLMKYWIEGPKRGIVEIVANLPGFPDNVRVNEKGQFWVAIDCCRTRAQEVLINNPWMRSIYFRLPIQMRYLARLMGMKMYTVISLFNENGEIIDVLQDKKGVVMKLVSEVREVNGKLWIGTVAHNHIATLPYP, encoded by the exons ATGCCTATCAACGATCCTCACATGGAGAAGAGGATCCAATTGATAAGAAGCCAGCTTGTTTCACAACGTCCTCACTTGTTTCTTCTTTCCCTAGCCTTTGCTTTCCTTGTGGCAGATCCATTTGGTTTAAGTCCAGTAGGGGACACTGACTTTAATCCAGTAAAGAATGACATTGCACCATACAAACAAGTCATGGAAAGTTGGCATGGAGACAAGAATAATCGGTTAGGCCTCGGCAATCTGGAGTTTGTTAATGAAATTTACGGTCCTGAATCATTAGAATTTGATATTTTGGGTCATGGCCCATATGCCGGACTAGCTGATGGGCGTATTGTACGGTGGATGGGGGAGGATGCTGGTTGGGAAACATTTGCAGTCGTCACACGTAACTG GTCGGAGAAGCTTTGTGCTAAAGGAAAGGATTCAACAACACCTAAGCAATATAGAGTTGAGCCAGAATGTGGCAGGCCCCTTGGGCTAAGGTTCAATAAACAGACAGGGGATTTGTACATAGCAGATGCATACTATGGACTCCTAGTTGTGGGTCCTGAAGGAGGCGTGGCAACGTCCTTGGCTACACATGTTGAAGGGAAACGAATACTCTTCGCCAACGACCTTGATATCCATACAAATGGCTCCATCTTCTTCACAGACACTAGCAAGAAATACAACAGAGT GAACCATTTTCTCATAATGTTAGAAGGAGAAGACAGTGGTAGACTTCTTAGGTATGATATTGCTACGAAATCTACTAATGTTGTCTTGGATGGATTGACGTTCCCTAACGGAGTACAATTATCCAAGGATCAAACTTTTCTTCTCTTCACTGAAACAACCAATTGCAG GCTGATGAAATACTGGATAGAAGGTCCAAAGAGAGGGATAGTTGAGATTGTTGCAAACCTTCCAGGATTTCCAGACAACGTAAGGGTGAACGAAAAAGGTCAATTCTGGGTTGCAATAGATTGTTGTCGAACTCGTGCACAAGAAGTGCTGATAAATAATCCATGGATGAGAAGCATTTACTTTAGATTACCGATTCAGATGCGTTACCTGGCTAGATTGATGGGGATGAAAATGTACACTGTTATATCACTCTTCAATGAAAATGGAGAAATTATTGATGTTCTTCAAGATAAAAAAGGTGTAGTTATGAAGTTGGTTAGTGAAGTTAGAGAAGTAAATGGCAAGCTATGGATTGGGACTGTGGCTCATAACCATATTGCTACCCTTCCATACCCATAA
- the LOC138347459 gene encoding uncharacterized protein, whose amino-acid sequence MSPFEIVLGRQPMTPLDVAKSKNQGNCPAAYRIARDTLEMLSEAQDSLRKAHRRMKKYADQHRRSVEFNVDDNVLNLPERLKIHPTFHVSFLKPYFADEDDPNRNRSKRAPPSVPTQYDAEIEKILDHRVLGTSKKNSKTEFLVHWKGKSVADAVWEKAKDLWQFDAQIEDYLKTVSMRTSSSSGVGGLLDPQST is encoded by the exons ATGAGCCCTTTTGAAATCGTCTTAGGCAGACAACCTATGACGCCACTGGATGTTGCCAAATCTAAAAATCAGGGAAATTGTCCAGCAGCATACAGGATTGCAAGGGACACTCTTGAAATGTTATCTGAGGCACAAGACAGCTTGCGCAAGGCTCATCGGCGCATGAAGAAATATGCTGACCAACATCGTCGCTCTGTTGAGTTCAATGTGGATGACAACGT GTTGAATCTGCCAGAAAGGTTGAAAATTCACCCCACCTTCCATGTGAGTTTCTTGAAACCTTACTTTGCAGATGAAGATGATCCGAACAGGAACAGATCAAAGAGGGCTCCTCCATCAGTACCTACACAGTATGATGCTGAAATTGAGAAGATCCTTGATCACCGGGTTTTGGGCACAAGTAAGAAGAATAGTAAGACTGAATTCTTAGTTCACTGGAAAGGCAAGAGTGTAGCAGATGCTGTTTGGGAGAAAGCAAAAGACCTATGGCAGTTTGATGCTCAAATTGAGGACTATCTCAAAACAGTCTCGATGAGGACATCGAGTTCAAGTGGTGTGGGTGGTCTGTTAGACCCGCAatctacttga